Within the Azospirillum brasilense genome, the region GGAAGTCCGCGGTGACCGCTTCCGGCGCCGTGTCGAAGCGGGCGATCATGCGGTCCAGCAGCCGGCGCGGCGTGGCGGGGGCGAAGCCGTCGCCCTCGGTGAAGCGGGGAAAGCCGTTGACCAGCACCAGCCTGTCCCAGGCAAAGGGCCGCTCGTGTAGCAGCCACAGCCCTCCGAAGGAGTGGCCCACCGCGACGATGGGGCGCCCGGCAGGACGCTCGGGAAGTGACGGCGGGCCGTAGAAGCCCAGATCCACCGCCACGCTCTCCCCATTCGGAAGGGCATCCCGCACACCGTCCCAGACGGCGGGGCCGAACCCCCAGCCATGGACGAAAACGAACAGGGGTGCGGTCATCGCCGGCTCCAGGCGCCGGCCACCGCGTCCGTCAAAGCGTCCAGGTCGGCGTCCGTGTGGGCGGCGGACAGAGCGAAGCGCAGGCGGCTGGTGCCCGGCGGGACGGTCGGCGGGCGGATGGCGATGCCCAGGATGCCGCTCTCCTCCAACCGCCGGCTGAGCGCCAGGGCATCCTCCTCCGCTCCGGTGATGGCCGGGACGATCTGCGTGCTCGACCCGGCCGTGGCGATGCCCAGCCCGTGGAAGGCGGTGCGCAGCCGCTCCGCCATGGCCTGGAGCCGGGCGCGCTCGGCGTCCAGCGTCGGCACGAGGTCGAGCGCCGCGTCCATCGCCCCCAGCACGGCGGGCGGCAGGGCGGTGGCGTAGATCAGCCCGCCGCAGCGGTTCACCAGATAGTCGCAGAGCGCCCTCGACCCCGCGACATAGGCGCCGAAGCCGCCCAGCGCCTTGCTGAAGGTGCCCATGGCGAGGTCCACGCGCCCCTCGCCGAGCGCCGCCAGCCCCATCCCACGCGGGCCGAGCACGCCGGTCGCGTGCGCCTCGTCGAGGAACAGGAAGGCGCCGTGCCGCTCCGCCAGTTCCGCCAGCGCCAGCACGTCGGCGCGGTCGCCGTCCATGCTGAAGACGCTCTCCGTGACGATGAAGCGCGTGCCCGGCTCCCCCGTACGCTGGGCCAGCAGGCTGTCCAGATGGTCGAGGTCGTTGTGGCGGAAGCGGATCTGCCGCACCCCGGCGGCGGCACAGCCGTGATGCAGGCTGGCGTGGTTCAGCCGGTCGGTGAAGACCAGCGCGTCACCGCCCAGAAGCTCCCGGTCGAAAAGCGCCGGCAGGACCGCGGCGTTGGCCTGCCAGCCGGAATTGAACAGAAGCGCCGCCTCGGTGCCCTTCAGCCGGGCGAGCTTCGCCTCGACCTCCGCGTGAAGCTCCAGCGTGCCGCAGACGAGGCGCGATGCCGTCGCCCCGGCACCCCAGCGCCGCGCCCAGTCGCCGGCGCGCTCCACCAGCAGGGGATGGGAGGCGAGGCCGAGATAGTCGTTGCTGGAGAAGTTCAGCAGCGTCCGCCCGCCGCGCCGGATGCGCCCCGCCCCCTCTGGGCGCACGGGCAGCAGGGAGCGGCGCGTGTGGCGCTGGTCGAGGCGGTCGAGATGCTGGAGGAACAGCGGGTCGAGCAGGGACATGATGCGGGCGTGATAGCAGAGCGCGCCGCTGGGGCGAAAGGTCCGATTAACAACCGGTGCCCCCACGCTTCGGCGGCGGTAGACTGATGCGGCCATGCCGTCCGATCCGCAATTCCACGACCGCCCCGACATCCTGCCGCCCGAGCCCGGCGCCTATGTGCTGCTGATCGCGCTGGACCGGGACCTGCCGCTTCGCCTGCCCGGCAAGCCGGAGCGTGTGCTGGCCCCGGGCCGTTACCTCTATTGCGGCAGCGCGCGGGGACCGGGGGGCCTGCGGGCACGGGTCGGGCGCCATTTCCGCCAGGGCAAGCCGGAGCGCTGGCACATCGACCGGCTGACCGCGGCGGGCCGGATGCTCGGCGCCTGGACCGTTCCCGGTGGCGACGAATGCGCCCTGGTCGCGGCGCTGTCCGGCCTGCCGGTGCCGGTTCCCGGCTTCGGGAGCAGTGATTGCCGCCGCTGCGCCAGCCATCTGCTGAACTGGCCGGACGGCGCGCCGATTTCGCTGCGCAATGCGCCTTTTTGAGGCTCCGGAAGGGCATCGGCGCGGGAATTGAGGCGAATTGCTTGGTTTGACCTCCTCCAAGGGTTATAGTCCTCCGTCATCCGGAGGCGGGCATGAAGACATTGATCCATAACCGCCGGGCCGACAGCCGCAGGGATGTCCTAAGGGCTTTCGGGGCCGCGGCCATGCTTCTGGCGGCGCCCCGGGCGTTCGGGCAATCGGCACCCTCGGCATCGTCCGTCCCTGAATCGCCCGACCTGGGCGTCGGCGTCCTCTATTGCGGGGACCGCACGGATTTCGGCTTCAACCAGGCCCATGCGGAGGCCGCCCGCGCCCTGACCGGCCTGCCCGGCCTGCGGCTGGAGGAGCGGGAGCATGCCGCCGGCACGCTGGCCGCCACGGCGGAGGAACTGGTCGGTCCCCAGGGCTGCCGGGTTGTCATCGTCACCGCCGCGGGCGACGCCCTGCCGGGGCTGCTGGCCCAGGCCGACGCCCACCGCGACACGGTGTTCCTGTTTTCCGGCGCGCCGCTGGACCGCGACCGGCTACCGATCAACACCGGCTTCTTCGAAGGCTATATCGAGGAAGCGCAGCATATCTCCGGCCTCGTCGCCGGTTACGCCAGCCGGGCGAAGACCATCGGCCTCATCGCCTCTCACCCCGCGCCGGACGTGTTGCGCTGCGTGAACGCCTTCGCGCTGGGCGCCCGGCGCGCCGATTCCGCCGCCGCGCTGCGCGTCGCCTTTGTCGGCGAGGCGGCGACGCCGCGGCAGGTTGCGGAGGCCGCCCGCGCCCTGGCCGACGGCGGCGCCGACGTGCTGGCCGCCCAGCTCGACGGGGCGCGCCCGGTCTGCGAGGTGGCGGAGGCTCACGGCATCCTGTGCTGCGGCCTGCACACCGATCTGTCGGCCTTCGCGCCGCAGGGCTTCCTGACCGGGGCCGAATGGGCCTGGGAAAAGGCCTATGCCGAAACCGTCGCGCTGATCGCCGCGGGGAAGCCGTGGAAGCATCTGCGCCAGGGCGGCTTCGACCAGGGCTTCGTGCGCAACACCGCCTACGGCCCGCCCGTGGGGGTGGAGGCGCGGGCCCACGCCGACGCGGCGCGGATGCAACTCGCCAACGGCAACGCCGCCGTCTTCCGCGGGCCGATCCAGGACAACACCGGGCGGACGGTGGTCGCCAAGGGCAAGGCCCTGCGCGGCGGCGACGCGGAGCTTGGCCGCATGGTCTGGCTGGCCGACGGCGTCACCGAGGTCGGGCGCTGACTGTTACGTCCCGCTTTGTTCCGTCCAGCCGCAGGCGGCCAGAGCGTCCCGCATGTGCGGCGGGGGCG harbors:
- a CDS encoding BMP family ABC transporter substrate-binding protein, which translates into the protein MKTLIHNRRADSRRDVLRAFGAAAMLLAAPRAFGQSAPSASSVPESPDLGVGVLYCGDRTDFGFNQAHAEAARALTGLPGLRLEEREHAAGTLAATAEELVGPQGCRVVIVTAAGDALPGLLAQADAHRDTVFLFSGAPLDRDRLPINTGFFEGYIEEAQHISGLVAGYASRAKTIGLIASHPAPDVLRCVNAFALGARRADSAAALRVAFVGEAATPRQVAEAARALADGGADVLAAQLDGARPVCEVAEAHGILCCGLHTDLSAFAPQGFLTGAEWAWEKAYAETVALIAAGKPWKHLRQGGFDQGFVRNTAYGPPVGVEARAHADAARMQLANGNAAVFRGPIQDNTGRTVVAKGKALRGGDAELGRMVWLADGVTEVGR
- a CDS encoding GIY-YIG nuclease family protein — protein: MPSDPQFHDRPDILPPEPGAYVLLIALDRDLPLRLPGKPERVLAPGRYLYCGSARGPGGLRARVGRHFRQGKPERWHIDRLTAAGRMLGAWTVPGGDECALVAALSGLPVPVPGFGSSDCRRCASHLLNWPDGAPISLRNAPF
- the bioF gene encoding 8-amino-7-oxononanoate synthase, translating into MSLLDPLFLQHLDRLDQRHTRRSLLPVRPEGAGRIRRGGRTLLNFSSNDYLGLASHPLLVERAGDWARRWGAGATASRLVCGTLELHAEVEAKLARLKGTEAALLFNSGWQANAAVLPALFDRELLGGDALVFTDRLNHASLHHGCAAAGVRQIRFRHNDLDHLDSLLAQRTGEPGTRFIVTESVFSMDGDRADVLALAELAERHGAFLFLDEAHATGVLGPRGMGLAALGEGRVDLAMGTFSKALGGFGAYVAGSRALCDYLVNRCGGLIYATALPPAVLGAMDAALDLVPTLDAERARLQAMAERLRTAFHGLGIATAGSSTQIVPAITGAEEDALALSRRLEESGILGIAIRPPTVPPGTSRLRFALSAAHTDADLDALTDAVAGAWSRR